A section of the Serratia liquefaciens ATCC 27592 genome encodes:
- a CDS encoding AraC family transcriptional regulator, translated as MPFVTQPLFDIDRVPRAVFAVQGSTVNKDWEVAHHRHQKAQLIYTMRGMIRCEVENGLWLVPPQCALWMPSNVLHNAQGTGATECYALFVDQAAIAGLPTSCCTLAVSPLLRELLLQASGFDPLYDEQGAEGRLIGVLLDQLAAAPIENLHLPVSNDARIRQLTERLLADPADKATLSQWAQRIGMSERTLNRTLQQQMGMSFGHWRRQLHVMLALQRLTKGETVQRVALDLGYESASGFVTMFRKAVGKPPARYLAEKTAADRAQGGWITL; from the coding sequence ATGCCTTTTGTCACTCAACCGCTTTTCGATATCGATCGGGTGCCCCGGGCGGTTTTTGCCGTGCAGGGTTCCACCGTTAACAAGGATTGGGAAGTCGCCCATCACCGGCACCAAAAAGCGCAGCTGATTTATACGATGCGCGGCATGATCCGGTGCGAAGTGGAAAACGGCCTGTGGCTGGTTCCGCCGCAGTGTGCGCTTTGGATGCCCAGCAACGTGCTGCACAACGCTCAGGGTACCGGGGCCACCGAATGTTACGCGCTGTTTGTCGATCAGGCTGCCATCGCCGGGTTGCCGACCAGCTGCTGTACGTTGGCCGTTTCGCCGTTGCTGCGCGAACTGCTGCTGCAGGCCAGCGGGTTTGATCCGCTGTATGACGAGCAAGGCGCTGAAGGGCGGCTGATTGGCGTACTCTTGGATCAATTGGCCGCCGCGCCGATTGAGAACCTGCACTTGCCGGTCTCCAATGACGCACGCATTCGCCAACTGACCGAGCGCCTGCTGGCCGATCCGGCGGACAAAGCCACCCTCAGCCAATGGGCTCAGCGCATCGGCATGAGCGAACGCACCCTCAACCGCACCCTGCAGCAGCAAATGGGCATGAGCTTTGGCCACTGGCGACGGCAACTGCACGTGATGCTGGCGCTGCAACGCCTGACCAAGGGGGAGACCGTACAGCGGGTGGCGCTGGATTTGGGCTATGAGAGCGCCAGTGGCTTCGTCACCATGTTTCGCAAAGCCGTCGGCAAACCGCCGGCACGCTATCTGGCGGAGAAAACCGCGGCGGATCGGGCGCAGGGCGGTTGGATCACCCTGTGA